ATGGCACCTTAAAAATGTATGCTTCTTTCTGAATACCGGGCTCGAACCGCCTATCTTTCCACATTCCGAATTCAACAACCTCAAGTCCCCCCTACAAGCAAAGCAGGTTTTTGCACACTTTCTTAATTTAATCATAAGCAGCCTTCCTTAGCTTAATCCGATAAATGACAATTGTTTTATTCTTTTGGTCAACCTCATAAAGTATTCTGTATTTCCCTTCTCTGATTCTGTACCTATTTTCTTCTCCTCTCAGCTTCTTTATACTCCTTGGAAAAGGGTCATTTCTCAGTCCTTGGATCGCTCTATCAATTCTAACATACATCTTATCGTCAAGGTCATCAAGGTCTTTCTTTGCACTCTTCTTAATCTTGATCTCATACATCCCGCTTCAACCTGCTCTTTCGATATTCTTCGTAGTCTATTGTTTCTTCATTCTTCAAGACCTCGAAATCCTCCGCGTCTTCGTAATCTTCCAGCATCTCCATTAACGCTTTGAACGTTTGAATATCCATAATTACTCCCTTTTTCTCGTTCTTTTGATAGATATACTGCAAATCCTCCTCTTTTATCTTTAACATCTTTACCCTCTTTATCAAAGCTCAATAATTTTATTCTTCAACATCCTATTTAAATCTGCTCACAAAACACCTTTATGTGTCTCCATCAAGAATTTAATGATGTTTATGGCTTGAATACCATTTCGCTGCGTTATTTCAATGTTTATGGACCCAGACAGGACCCTCACTCGGAATATGCAGCGGTCATTCCCAGGTTTGTGTCCAGGGTCCTGAGAGGAGAACCACCGATTATCTATGGCGATGGTCAACAGACCAGGGACTTCACTTTCGTCAAGGATGTAGTGAATGCGAATATTCTTGCTATGAATAGTGATGCAACAGGCG
Above is a genomic segment from Methanophagales archaeon containing:
- a CDS encoding type II toxin-antitoxin system RelE/ParE family toxin encodes the protein MYEIKIKKSAKKDLDDLDDKMYVRIDRAIQGLRNDPFPRSIKKLRGEENRYRIREGKYRILYEVDQKNKTIVIYRIKLRKAAYD
- a CDS encoding NAD-dependent epimerase/dehydratase family protein, with amino-acid sequence MNTISLRYFNVYGPRQDPHSEYAAVIPRFVSRVLRGEPPIIYGDGQQTRDFTFVKDVVNANILAMNSDATGVYNIASGRMISIQELATLITRLTGLQSISL